One genomic region from Paroceanicella profunda encodes:
- a CDS encoding Ppx/GppA family phosphatase, with amino-acid sequence MFRRARSFAAPKAIETDATAHRRIAVIDVGSNSVRLVVYDGIARSPSYFFNEKVLCGLGRGVLDTGRLHPEGRARALAALRRFSILAERMQVLTLEAVATAAVREAEDGAAFCAEVLETTGIRIRIASGDDEARIAAEGVLLGWPEADGVVADMGGASMELARVGNGMVGQRITTPLGPLHLRDRAGDTQALRALIDEHLTRAREAVPGPVRNLYLVGGSWRALGRVHMVRSDYPIHVLHEYGMDPVDLAAQTRWMARQTPEALDEMSDISSARAEVLPLAAAVLERLVQAFAPEKVSVSAYGLREGLLWEHLSPGIRALDPLIEACRFRERRRARFPGFGTELFEWVRPLLDGFPAESLRLAEAACMLHDVNWRAHPDYRAHVGFETLMRASLGGVDHPGRVFIGLALFHRYKSSRKKLGADAMLGLLSPERQDEAERLGRAMRLGAMLSGSTPGGLSGAPIARVGDRLVLALGADMADLAGEVVSKRLASVAKSLGLTAELTVAED; translated from the coding sequence TTGTTCCGACGCGCCCGCTCCTTCGCGGCGCCCAAGGCGATCGAGACGGATGCGACAGCGCATCGCCGGATTGCGGTGATCGATGTCGGGTCGAACTCCGTGCGGCTGGTCGTCTACGACGGCATCGCGCGCAGCCCCTCCTACTTCTTCAACGAGAAGGTGCTCTGCGGCCTGGGCCGCGGCGTGCTGGACACCGGGCGGCTGCACCCGGAGGGCCGGGCGCGCGCGCTGGCGGCGCTACGCCGGTTCTCGATACTGGCCGAGCGCATGCAGGTTCTCACGCTGGAAGCCGTGGCGACGGCCGCGGTGCGCGAGGCCGAGGACGGCGCGGCCTTCTGCGCCGAGGTGCTGGAGACGACCGGCATCCGCATCCGCATCGCCTCGGGCGACGACGAGGCCCGCATCGCCGCCGAGGGCGTTCTGCTCGGCTGGCCTGAGGCCGACGGCGTGGTCGCCGACATGGGCGGCGCCTCGATGGAACTGGCCCGCGTGGGCAACGGCATGGTCGGCCAGCGCATCACCACGCCGCTCGGCCCCCTGCACCTGCGCGACAGGGCGGGGGACACCCAGGCGCTGCGCGCGCTGATCGACGAGCATCTCACCCGGGCGCGCGAGGCGGTTCCCGGGCCGGTGCGCAACCTCTACCTCGTCGGCGGATCCTGGCGCGCGCTGGGCCGGGTGCACATGGTGCGCTCGGACTATCCCATCCACGTGCTGCACGAATACGGCATGGACCCGGTGGACCTCGCCGCCCAGACACGCTGGATGGCCCGCCAGACGCCCGAGGCGCTCGACGAGATGTCCGACATCTCCTCCGCCCGCGCCGAGGTGCTGCCGCTCGCGGCCGCGGTGCTGGAGCGGCTGGTGCAGGCCTTCGCGCCGGAGAAGGTCTCCGTCTCGGCCTACGGGCTGCGCGAGGGGCTGCTGTGGGAACACCTGAGCCCGGGCATCCGCGCGCTGGACCCGCTGATCGAGGCCTGCCGGTTCCGCGAGCGGCGGCGCGCGCGCTTCCCCGGCTTCGGGACCGAGCTGTTCGAGTGGGTGCGCCCGCTGCTGGACGGGTTCCCGGCCGAATCCCTGCGCCTCGCGGAGGCGGCCTGCATGCTGCATGACGTGAACTGGCGCGCCCACCCCGATTACCGCGCCCATGTCGGGTTCGAGACGCTGATGCGCGCCTCGCTCGGCGGGGTGGACCACCCGGGGCGGGTGTTCATCGGCCTTGCGCTGTTCCACCGCTACAAGAGCAGCCGCAAGAAGCTGGGCGCCGACGCGATGCTGGGGCTGCTGTCGCCCGAACGGCAGGACGAGGCGGAACGGCTGGGCCGGGCGATGCGCCTCGGCGCCATGCTCTCCGGCTCCACGCCCGGCGGCCTCTCCGGCGCCCCGATCGCCCGGGTGGGCGACCGGCTGGTGCTGGCGCTGGGCGCGGACATGGCCGATCTCGCCGGGGAGGTGGTGTCCAAGCGCCTCGCCTCGGTGGCGAAATCCCTGGGCCTCACGGCGGAACTCACCGTCGCCGAGGACTGA
- the proS gene encoding proline--tRNA ligase: MRLTRYFLPVLKETPAEAQIVSHRLMLRAGMIRQSSAGIYSWLPLGFKVLRRIEQIVHEEQQKAGHIPMLMPTIQSADLWRESGRYDAYGPEMLRIRDRHDRDMLFGPTNEELITDIFRTAVSSYRELPKTLYHVQWKFRDEIRPRFGVMRGREFLMKDGYSFDLDRDSAIHAFNRHVVSYLRTFERLGLKAVPMRADAGPIGGDYSYEFLVLAETGESEVFLDRSVADLALGDRTVDFDDTAALQGLVDQWTAPYARTDETHDAALFDAVPEDRKVTARGIEVGHIFYFGTKYSAPMNAVVTNAEGVQVPVEMGSYGIGVSRLVGALIEANHDDKGIIWPESVAPFGVGIVNLKQGDAAADAACEDLYAGLAKAGVETLYDDRDERAGAKFATMDLIGCPWRITVGPRGLAKGVVELTSRRTGESVELSPEDAISRVAEIFAAV, translated from the coding sequence ATGCGTCTCACGCGCTACTTTCTTCCCGTTCTGAAAGAAACCCCGGCGGAGGCGCAGATCGTCTCGCACCGGCTGATGCTGCGCGCCGGCATGATCCGGCAGTCGAGCGCCGGGATCTATTCCTGGCTGCCGCTGGGCTTCAAGGTGCTCCGCCGCATCGAGCAGATCGTGCACGAAGAGCAGCAGAAGGCCGGGCACATCCCGATGCTGATGCCCACCATCCAGTCCGCCGACCTGTGGCGCGAGAGCGGCCGCTACGACGCCTACGGCCCCGAGATGCTGCGCATCCGCGACCGGCATGACCGCGACATGCTCTTCGGCCCGACCAACGAGGAGCTGATCACCGACATCTTCCGCACCGCGGTCTCCTCCTACCGCGAGCTGCCCAAGACCCTCTACCACGTGCAGTGGAAGTTCCGCGACGAGATCCGCCCGCGCTTCGGCGTGATGCGCGGCCGCGAGTTCCTGATGAAGGACGGCTATTCCTTCGACCTGGACCGCGACAGCGCCATCCACGCCTTCAACCGCCATGTGGTGAGCTATCTGCGCACCTTCGAGCGGCTGGGCCTGAAGGCGGTGCCGATGCGCGCTGACGCGGGCCCGATCGGCGGGGATTACTCCTACGAGTTCCTGGTGCTGGCGGAGACCGGCGAGAGCGAGGTGTTCCTCGACCGGTCGGTGGCGGACCTCGCCCTGGGCGACCGCACGGTGGATTTCGACGACACCGCCGCCCTGCAGGGCCTGGTGGACCAGTGGACCGCCCCCTACGCGCGCACCGACGAGACCCATGACGCGGCGCTGTTCGACGCCGTGCCGGAGGACCGCAAGGTCACCGCGCGCGGCATCGAGGTGGGGCACATCTTCTACTTCGGCACCAAGTACTCCGCCCCGATGAACGCCGTGGTCACCAATGCCGAGGGCGTGCAGGTTCCGGTGGAGATGGGCTCCTACGGCATCGGCGTGAGCCGGCTGGTGGGCGCGCTGATCGAGGCGAACCATGATGACAAGGGCATCATCTGGCCCGAGAGCGTGGCGCCCTTCGGCGTGGGCATCGTGAACCTCAAGCAGGGCGACGCCGCGGCGGATGCGGCCTGCGAGGACCTTTATGCCGGGCTGGCGAAGGCCGGGGTCGAGACCCTCTACGATGACCGTGACGAGCGCGCCGGCGCCAAGTTCGCCACGATGGACCTGATCGGCTGCCCCTGGCGGATCACGGTTGGGCCACGGGGTCTTGCCAAGGGCGTCGTGGAGCTTACGTCCCGGCGTACGGGAGAGAGCGTGGAGCTGTCGCCCGAAGACGCCATCTCCCGGGTGGCGGAGATCTTCGCGGCGGTCTGA
- a CDS encoding lipoprotein-releasing ABC transporter permease subunit, with amino-acid sequence MSRSTAPFAGFEWLIAWRYLRARRREGGVSVMTWISLIGITLAVFALVATFAVRTGFRAEFTDRILGANAHVTLYHMKDGRIAPMPDFDAVTAKVAAVPGVVRAAPMVSAQVMATARGRNAGVQVFGERRSDLETLPLIETPERRWGSLDGFGGEENGIAIGSGVARELGLFVGDTVTLISPDGVKTAFGATSPRINNYKIAYIFQIGRYDIDRVRVYLPLAESQKFFNHQDTVDQIEVMVDRPEALGSSRAPDALTARIADAVPGMSVLTWKDTNGAYLQALTMEDNVMFVILSILVLIASLNITSGLVMLVKNKGRDVGVLRSMGLTQGSILRVFFICGASIGVVGTILGVVLGCLFAIYIDPIFTFVNTVAGGGVWDPSQRMLSQLPAKLVWWDVFRAAALSFLLSCLVTIFPARRAARLNPVEALRYE; translated from the coding sequence ATGAGCCGCAGCACCGCGCCCTTCGCCGGTTTCGAATGGCTGATCGCCTGGCGTTACCTCAGGGCCCGGCGGCGCGAGGGCGGGGTGAGCGTGATGACCTGGATCTCGCTGATCGGGATCACCCTCGCGGTCTTCGCGCTTGTCGCCACCTTCGCGGTGCGCACCGGTTTCCGGGCCGAGTTCACCGACCGGATCCTCGGCGCGAACGCCCATGTCACCCTCTACCACATGAAGGACGGCCGCATCGCGCCGATGCCGGATTTCGACGCGGTGACGGCGAAGGTCGCCGCCGTGCCCGGCGTGGTGCGCGCGGCCCCCATGGTCTCGGCCCAGGTGATGGCCACGGCGCGCGGCCGCAACGCCGGCGTGCAGGTGTTCGGCGAGCGCCGCTCCGACCTCGAGACCCTGCCGCTCATCGAGACCCCGGAGCGCCGCTGGGGCTCGCTCGACGGGTTCGGTGGTGAGGAGAACGGCATCGCCATCGGCTCCGGCGTCGCGCGCGAACTGGGCCTCTTCGTGGGCGACACGGTCACCCTCATCTCGCCCGACGGGGTGAAGACCGCCTTCGGCGCCACCTCGCCGCGCATCAACAACTACAAGATCGCCTACATCTTCCAGATCGGCCGCTACGACATCGACCGGGTGCGCGTGTACCTGCCGCTCGCGGAATCGCAGAAGTTCTTCAACCACCAGGACACGGTCGACCAGATCGAGGTGATGGTGGACCGGCCGGAGGCGCTCGGCTCCTCCCGCGCGCCGGACGCGCTCACCGCCCGCATCGCCGACGCGGTGCCCGGCATGAGCGTGCTCACCTGGAAGGACACGAACGGCGCCTACCTGCAGGCGCTCACGATGGAGGACAACGTGATGTTCGTCATCCTCTCCATCCTCGTGCTCATCGCCTCGCTGAACATCACCTCCGGCCTCGTGATGCTGGTGAAGAACAAGGGGCGCGACGTGGGCGTGCTGCGCTCCATGGGCCTCACCCAGGGCTCCATCCTGCGGGTGTTCTTCATCTGCGGCGCCTCCATCGGCGTGGTGGGCACCATCCTGGGCGTGGTGCTGGGCTGCCTCTTCGCCATCTACATCGACCCGATCTTCACCTTCGTGAACACGGTGGCCGGCGGCGGCGTGTGGGATCCGTCCCAGCGCATGCTCAGCCAGCTTCCCGCCAAGCTGGTGTGGTGGGACGTGTTCCGCGCCGCGGCGCTCTCCTTCCTGCTGTCCTGCCTGGTGACCATCTTCCCCGCCCGCCGCGCGGCGCGGCTCAACCCGGTGGAGGCCTTGCGCTATGAGTGA
- a CDS encoding ABC transporter ATP-binding protein → MSDMTLGLRGVSRIFNKGTPGEVRVLEGVDLDIARGEVVGLVAPSGSGKSTLLHIAGLLDTPDTGEVRIAGQDATRLRDGARTRLRRDTVGFVYQFHHLLPEFTAAENIVLPQRAAGVSRADAEARAAMLLGSVGLTPRATHRPGELSGGEQQRVAVCRALANAPQLLLADEPTGNLDPGTSETVFDVLVRLVRDTGMSALIATHNLELAARMDRVLKLERARVIPA, encoded by the coding sequence ATGAGTGACATGACCCTCGGTCTCCGCGGCGTCTCGCGCATCTTCAACAAGGGCACGCCGGGCGAGGTGCGCGTGCTGGAGGGCGTGGACCTCGACATCGCCAGGGGCGAGGTGGTGGGGCTCGTCGCCCCCTCCGGCTCCGGCAAGTCCACCCTGCTGCACATCGCCGGGCTGCTGGACACGCCGGACACCGGCGAGGTGCGCATCGCCGGACAGGACGCCACCCGGCTGCGCGACGGGGCCCGCACCCGCCTGCGGCGGGACACGGTGGGCTTCGTCTACCAGTTCCACCACCTGCTGCCGGAGTTCACCGCGGCCGAGAACATCGTGCTTCCCCAGCGTGCCGCCGGCGTGTCGCGCGCCGATGCGGAGGCGCGGGCGGCGATGCTGCTCGGCTCCGTCGGCCTCACCCCGCGCGCCACGCACCGGCCGGGCGAGCTCTCGGGCGGCGAGCAGCAGCGCGTGGCCGTGTGCCGCGCCCTCGCCAACGCCCCCCAGCTCCTGCTGGCCGACGAGCCCACCGGCAACCTCGACCCCGGCACCTCCGAGACCGTGTTCGACGTGCTGGTGCGCCTGGTGCGCGACACCGGCATGTCGGCGCTCATCGCCACGCACAACCTGGAACTGGCCGCGCGCATGGACCGGGTCCTGAAGCTGGAGCGGGCCCGCGTCATCCCGGCCTGA
- the recG gene encoding ATP-dependent DNA helicase RecG: MSQGRPEILFPLFADLPALPGVGPKTAKALEKLGIARPRDLCFTLPSHFTDRTPRASIQGATLPGVVTVEVTIGGHMPARQRGRPYRIWVEDDAAEFQLVFFHAREEWLTRQLPPGERRVVSGKVEVFEGLAQMVHPDHILLPEEAGTLPRYEPVYPIGAGITQRAMQKAVTGALERAPDLPDWLDRGLRAKHHWPDWREALHLVHAPVPGDAGRMAAARERLAYDELLAHQLTLALARARMKRAKGRRTAGDGALRAKLLAALPYAPTGAQARAVEEIAGDMAGALRMNRLLQGDVGAGKTLVAMLAMAIAAEAGGQAALMAPTEILARQHLEGIGPLAEAAGLRVGLFTGRDKGAERAEKRARLAAGEIDIAIGTHALFQRDIAFADLRLAVVDEQHRFGVRQRMELGAKGQAPDVLVMTATPIPRSLALSTYGDMDLSVLDEKPPGRQPIDTVLVSSGRLSEVVERLRGALAEGRRAYWVCPLVEESETVAMTAAEDRAQALRAALGEGLVGLVHGQMPPAQKDAAMADFIAGRTRLLVATTVIEVGVNVPEATIMVIEGAQSFGLAQLHQLRGRVGRGAGKSTCLMLYDPPLGETAQARLSILRETEDGFRIAEEDLRLRGAGDLIGHQQSGLPKFRIADLEGQADLMKIAQDDARLILARDSSLESARGQALRVLLYLMGRDETIRLISIG, from the coding sequence ATGAGCCAGGGCCGCCCCGAGATTCTGTTCCCCCTCTTCGCCGATCTCCCGGCCCTGCCGGGCGTGGGGCCGAAGACCGCGAAGGCGTTGGAGAAGCTCGGCATCGCCCGCCCGCGCGACCTGTGCTTCACGCTGCCCTCGCATTTCACCGACCGGACGCCCCGCGCCTCCATCCAGGGCGCCACGCTGCCCGGCGTGGTGACGGTGGAGGTGACGATCGGCGGCCACATGCCGGCCCGCCAGCGCGGCCGCCCCTACCGCATCTGGGTGGAGGATGACGCCGCCGAGTTCCAGCTCGTCTTCTTCCATGCGCGCGAGGAGTGGCTGACGCGCCAGCTCCCGCCCGGGGAACGCCGGGTGGTCTCGGGCAAGGTGGAAGTGTTCGAGGGCCTCGCCCAGATGGTCCACCCTGACCATATCCTGCTGCCCGAGGAGGCCGGCACCCTGCCGCGCTACGAGCCGGTCTATCCCATCGGGGCCGGCATCACCCAGCGGGCGATGCAGAAGGCCGTCACCGGGGCACTGGAGCGCGCGCCGGATCTGCCGGACTGGTTGGACCGCGGCCTGCGCGCGAAGCACCATTGGCCGGACTGGCGGGAGGCGCTGCACCTCGTCCACGCCCCGGTGCCGGGGGACGCGGGGCGCATGGCTGCCGCGCGCGAGCGCCTCGCCTATGACGAGCTGCTGGCGCATCAGCTCACCCTCGCGCTGGCCCGTGCGCGGATGAAGCGCGCGAAGGGCCGCCGCACCGCCGGAGACGGCGCGCTGCGCGCGAAGCTGCTCGCCGCACTCCCCTATGCCCCCACTGGCGCGCAGGCCCGCGCGGTGGAGGAGATCGCCGGTGACATGGCCGGCGCGCTGCGCATGAACCGCCTGCTGCAGGGCGACGTGGGCGCGGGCAAGACGCTGGTCGCCATGCTCGCCATGGCCATCGCGGCGGAGGCGGGCGGGCAGGCGGCGCTGATGGCCCCCACGGAGATCCTCGCCCGCCAGCACCTGGAGGGCATCGGCCCGCTGGCCGAGGCGGCGGGCCTGCGCGTGGGCCTGTTCACCGGGCGCGACAAGGGCGCGGAGCGGGCGGAGAAGCGCGCCCGGCTGGCGGCGGGCGAGATCGACATCGCCATCGGCACCCATGCGCTGTTCCAGCGCGACATCGCCTTCGCCGATCTGCGCCTTGCCGTGGTGGACGAGCAGCACCGTTTCGGCGTGCGCCAGCGCATGGAGCTGGGCGCCAAGGGCCAGGCGCCGGACGTGCTGGTGATGACCGCGACGCCGATCCCGCGCAGCCTCGCGCTCTCCACCTACGGCGACATGGACCTTTCGGTGCTGGACGAGAAGCCGCCGGGGCGCCAGCCGATCGACACCGTGCTCGTGTCCTCCGGCCGCCTTTCGGAGGTGGTGGAGCGGCTGCGCGGCGCGCTTGCCGAGGGGCGGCGCGCCTACTGGGTGTGCCCGCTGGTGGAGGAGAGCGAGACCGTGGCGATGACCGCCGCCGAGGACCGCGCGCAGGCGCTGCGCGCCGCGCTGGGCGAGGGGCTGGTGGGCCTCGTGCACGGCCAGATGCCCCCCGCGCAGAAGGATGCGGCGATGGCCGATTTCATCGCCGGGCGCACGCGGCTGCTGGTGGCCACCACGGTGATCGAGGTGGGGGTGAACGTGCCCGAGGCCACGATCATGGTGATCGAGGGCGCGCAGAGCTTCGGCCTCGCCCAGCTCCACCAGCTGCGCGGCCGGGTGGGGCGCGGGGCGGGCAAGTCCACCTGCCTGATGCTCTACGACCCGCCGCTGGGCGAGACCGCGCAGGCGCGCCTCTCCATCCTGCGCGAGACGGAGGACGGCTTCCGCATCGCGGAGGAGGACCTGCGCCTGCGCGGCGCGGGCGATCTCATCGGCCACCAGCAATCCGGCCTGCCGAAGTTCCGAATCGCCGATCTGGAGGGGCAGGCCGACCTGATGAAGATCGCGCAGGACGATGCGCGACTCATCCTCGCGCGGGATTCCAGCCTCGAATCGGCGCGCGGTCAGGCGCTGCGGGTCCTCCTCTACCTCATGGGACGGGATGAGACGATCCGTTTGATATCAATCGGTTGA